A region of the Mugil cephalus isolate CIBA_MC_2020 chromosome 23, CIBA_Mcephalus_1.1, whole genome shotgun sequence genome:
GAACATTAAATATTgcatataaatagttttttttagtttgcaaGAGAAACAACGGAGCTAATAAAACCGTCTAAACTGAGAGATGTGGTCAGAAGATTGTCAGCAGTTTCATCAGAATTTATTACATCATTTGCAgcaaatacaatttaaaatatccactgccccccccagccccccccacccacccatcagATCCAACATGGCCTCAGTCAACTCCTCCTTTAAAGTCTGTAAAGTCGAGGCTGCTGCTCcgtgagaaaataaaacaaaaaaacaaaaagcaccaacagcaaaaacaaaaaccactgtTTCCTTGTTGCTGTTGAACACGATGTCCCATAATGCACCTGTGGGGGTGAACAAACGCTGGCTCGTGTGCCCTCGTTAAGCTCGTGTGCCCTCGTTAAGCTCGTCAGCCTCAGTCTGAGGAGGAagggggcggagcctgggataggaagcagcagcagccacaaatcagagcagagaagaagaagaggaggaggaggaggaggaggaggaagtagtagaagaagaagaagaactgctAATAACACGACGCTGATGCTGAAACAGGCACGTTGGAATACTGAGTGTGAAATGAGTCTAAACTATCACTGTTAACCACAGTGGAAAAATCGCTTGGTTTCTCACAGAAAAACGTCTTTTCTCTGATTCGCTTTGATTTTgttcctccgccgccgccgctcgctgatgatgacgatgatgaaggaggaggagtttgcTTGTGTCCCTCAGATGATCTCGAACGTCTTCTTCAGCTCCATGATCAGCTGCCAGTCCGACTTCTGCATCTCGTCCCTGAACCAGTTCTTCAGAGCGTCGATGGACGCCCTGGTGATCTGAAACCAGAGGACGAGTCCCGTCAAGGCTCCGCGAGCTCAGAGTTCAACCTGAAGCTGCAACAATAAACGTTCTCTCCTCTCAACATATGATCATTCTTACCCtgtgcttccttccttccttccttccttccttccttcccctgatttatccttcttcttcttcttcttcttctcttcctaaactctctgactctgacatCGTTGCGTCCGCGGCGTTCACGTTAACCGAGACTAAACCGAGCGCGCTCCCTcctgagggggcgtggccttaccTTGCTGACGATGATGTCGGTGGCTTCAAAATGGCGGCCGTACATTTTGGGCGCCTCCCCGGGGATGGGCTCGATCTTGACGCAGATCTCCTGCCCCTTCTTGGCGCTTTCCACCGACTTGTGGTTCACCTCGATGCTGGTGACGACGCCGATGTCCACGAACTGGGAACACAAGCGGAGGGAAACGGTCAACGTGAAACCTGGAGATataaaccaggaagtaaaccaggaaataaacaaggaaataaaccaggaaataaacatgaagtaaaccaggaagtaaacaaagatataaatcaggaaataaaccaggaagtaaacaggGAAATAAACTAGGAAGTAAACAAGGATataaaccaggaagtaaacaaggatataaaccaggaagtaaacaaggaaataaaccaggaagtaaacaaagatataaaccaggaagtaaacaaagaaataaaccagaaaGTAAACAAAGATATAAACCAGGAGgtaaacaaggaaataaaccaggaagtaaacaaagatataaaccaggaagtaaacaggGAGATGAACCAGGAAATAAACAGGGAaataaaccaggaagtaaacaaagatataaaccaggaagtaaacaaagagataaaccaggaagtaaacaggGAACCTGACCTGGGAACATGACTCACCCCTTTGCTCGGGACGCAGAGCGGCGTCCCCTGCCTCACCACGCCGGCCTCCACCGTGACCCCCATCACGATGGGGTCTCTGGAGTTGAAGATGAACTGAGGAAGAACTCGGAGCTTCGCCGGGAACACAGCGATGTGCCTGACGACCAGGAAACACGTTTAAAACCCGCTCAGTCCCTTCAttctttattaattaattaattaattgattgattaattgattgattggttgattggagGAGGGGGCGGTCCTACTTGAACTCGTCTTGCTTGGCCTTCTTGTAGTCCTCCCTGTATTTAGTGAAAGCGTCGAAGAGGTGGTAGATGATCTCGGCGGAGAAGATGCGGACCCCCAGGCTGTCGGCCATTTCCTGGCTCTCCCGCTCCACCTTCACGTCGAAGGCCAGGATCACGGCGTACCTGCAGACACCAGGCCCCGCCCTCTCAGACCGGTTCTCTCACAGTAACAAGACGTCGGAGGGTTAATGAGTAAAACCAGGGACTCACTGAGGGTCGTGCTCCAACATGGCCGACGCCTTCATCACGTCCCTCTTGTGAACGGGGCCGATGTTGATGCCGGCgtactgcaaacacacaaggcaggtcagaggtcacgcaGGCAAtaaggaagcaggaagcaggaagtaggaaAGGAAAAAACGGGTTCTTTACGGGGACTTTGGACGTGCGGAGGAACTCCAGCAGCGCCTCCAGGGATCCCAGCGTGGACGCCTGGACGTAAActcccttctcctccagcttgATGCAGCTCAGGGTCTGTTTGAGTTCACGCACCAGCTCATCCTGAAACCAGGAAGTACAAACATCAGGAAGTACAAACATCAGGAAGTACAAACatcaggaagtagaaacaccaggaagtagaaacatcaggaagtagaaacaccaggaagtagaaacatCAGGAAGTACAAACACCAGGAACAGAGCAGATaataaactacaaaataaacaagGAAGTAAATCTGGGaaaaccaggaaataaaaaacgGGGAGAAAGCAGCTAATGAACGAGGACACAAACCAGGAAGTAAAGAACTGAACCCTGACTCCATCTCTTATCCTTATACTAAGTGAGTCTGGGGGGGCGGGGTCAGGGGGTCGGGGGGCGGAGTTACCCTGAGCACGGCGACCTCGTCGTCCTTGTGCGCCACCAGCAGGGGGAGCCCCGCCAGCGCCTTCTCCAGGTCTTTGCCCAGGATCTTGACTCCCTGCGACGTGGACACCTCCTTGTGCTTCTCGTACTGGTTctagaggaaggagaggaggaggtgttgacTCTGGACTCCGGAGGGCAGGAGCAaacagacggagggagggaggtgtaCCTTGACTCTGAGCTccttcagaggaggagggaggagtaaCCCTCTGATCTGAGTGACGATGGGTCCTTCCACTCCGGCCACGATGAtggtttctccttctctcagacGCCCGTTGATCAGGATCACGTCGATGGTGGTTCCCATCCCAGGAAGAGCtttcacctggaagacatgaggaggtgaaggaggaggagcagcaggagcaggaggagcaggagcaggaggagggggagggggcgtGGTCTCACCTCCATGACCTGGGCTCGTAGCTCGTCGCAGTGCGCTAGCCGGCGAGCTAACATGGTCTGAGTGAGCTCCACCAGCAGCGCGATGAGGTTCCCCATCCCGTCGCCACTGTGAGCCGAGGTCGGAACACGACACGAACGTACGCGGTGTGTATCTCATAGAAAAGGCTCGCGTATAGTACcctgagaggaagaggacagagtgacgacagagaggaggacgacgaggacggaggacggagacagagacgctTTATACTGACGGCTCCATCGTTAATAACATCATGATTTCATAGCTTTAACTGTTTATGTCAGAGCACGAATTGACAGCGCTAGTACTAGTACATGgtgtagtattagtagtagtatattgtgtagtagtagtagtattagtagtagtatttgcAGTAGGTGAGGACCTGCTGGGCGAACTCTACGATCAGAGCCTTCACTCTCTCGTCAAACTCGtctttggtgtttttcttctgcttcttcagcGTCGCTACGACGTCAGACTCTGGACTCTTCTTCCAGTCGTAGAGACGGTCGATCTGGGGAcagggacacagaggacacacagaggagggttaggacggggaggaggaggaggaggaggaggaggaggaggaggtgctgacCTTGTTCAGGGCCACGATGAAGGGACACTTCTTCTCCTTGAGGAGACTGATGGACTCCAGAGTCTGAGGCTCCAAACCGTGCATGATGTCCACCACCAGGACGGCGATGTCACACAGAGAACTGCCCCTGTTCCTCAGGTTACTGGACACACGGGGACAGGGACACGTcagagacacgttagagacagagacagagacatgttagggacagggacagggacatgTCAGAGACAGGGACATGTCagagacagggggacagggacagagacatgTTAGGGACAtggggacagggacagggacatgTCAGAGACAGGGACacgtcagagacagagacagggacacgtcagagacagggacaggtaCCTGAAGGACTCGTGTCCAGGAGTGTCTATGATCAACATCCCCGGGAtcctgatgttttctttgtcgAACTgcaacagagaataaagtttaaatattaaagattaaagatcagctcctcctcctcctcctcctcctcctcctgctcctcctccctcctcctcctcctcctcctcctgctcctcctcctcctcctcctcctcctcctcctcctcctcctcctccctcctcctacGTACGTTTTTCACCATCTTCGTCTGCTCCTCTATCGTCTCCTTGGGGACGTTCGTGGCTCCGATCTGTTGAGTGATGCCTCCGGCCTCCCCGTCCTGCACATGGGTGTGTCTGAGCTGGAAACAGGCGGGAAACAGTCAGTAACCAGTAGGTAACCAGTCATAAACCAGTAACCAGTCAGTAACCAGTCAGTAACCAGTCATAAACCAGTAACCAGTCAGTAACCAGTCAGTAACCAGTCAGTAACCAGTCAGTAACCAGTCAGTAACCAGTCATAAACCAGTAACCAGTCAGTAACCAGGCGGTAACCAGTCGGTAACAGGTCAGTAACCAGTCGGTAACAGGTCAGTAAACCAGTCAGTAACCAGTCATAAACCAGTAACCAGTCAGTAACTATTAACCAGTCAGTAACAGGTCAGTAACCAGTAACCAGTCAGTAACAGGTCAGTAACCAGTAACCGGTCAGTAACAGGTCAGTAACTATTAACCAGTCGGTAACCAGTCAGTAACTAGTAACAGGTCGGTAACAGACTCACCTTGTCCAGGATCTTGGTCTTCCCCGTGTCCACGTGTCCCAGGACACAGACGACTGGAGCTCTCAACGTGTCCACGTCCACGTTCTTCAGGTTCTCCGCCCGTCGTTTCTATGGAGACGGAGGAGGTGAGTGaaggagcagagacagagacagaggaggagtcacTCCTCCTGGTTTCCTCTCACCTCGATCCTCCTCTTGGCGCGGTCGTACAGACGCTCCTCCTTCGTCCTGCCGTCGTCCTCCTCGCTCTCGCTGCTCTCCTCCTCGCTCTGCGCTCGCCTCCTCCCCTGAGAGGGcgccggaggaggaggcgccgactccttctcgtcctcctcgctctcctcctcctcctcctcgtcttcatcgtcctcctcgtcttcatcctcgtcgtcctcctcctcgtcctcgtcgcTGTGCCGAGGAGGCGCGCCGGGCTCCTCCTTCACCTCGATGTGgaccttcttcagctctgaaataaagagggaggtgggaggaggtgcTCCTGCAGTCGTGTTATTTGTAGAGGAGGTGCGTGCTCCTCACCTTTCTCCTCGTCGCTGGCGATGGCCTCCCagctctccacctcctccggcTTCACCTCTGGACACAGACCAGGAGTTAGCTCCTCCCCTCtactcctctactcctcctcctcctccctccctcctcctcctccctgtctcaCCTGGCGCAGCGGCTGGCGTCTCCACCTCCGTCTCCATGGCGACGGGCTCTGGCGTCTCTGAGGCCGGTGACGTCACCTCCGAGGTttctgtggggggggggggggatttagTCAGGTAGAAATCAGGAGGagtgactcctcctcctcctcctcctcctcctcctcctcct
Encoded here:
- the LOC125000688 gene encoding LOW QUALITY PROTEIN: eukaryotic translation initiation factor 5B-like (The sequence of the model RefSeq protein was modified relative to this genomic sequence to represent the inferred CDS: inserted 2 bases in 1 codon) encodes the protein MGKKQKKSGEDRDIEALAAEIEGAGSKEAKGKKKKKGAKKEDYDEDDILKELEELSLETQGGKTKKPDTTEEEESVEAPKPEKKKTRKGKKGGASHEEEEEEQEQDEEEQKEQRVPPPAAPPSDSDDSGSRVKTKGAKKGGDEEEEQEEDRGVRKGGGRKEEEDDDDEEQEEEEEFTSRRDKKKKNKGKKAESEEEEVEDEEEVGGGFKMKTAAQKKAEKKERERKKKEEERLKKKKEVKVKEEKEKEGSVEPKKEPEATPPQPEEQEGAEPGAEEETEGDKKKKEKKKKKAPGEKEEKKKGPSKATVKAMQEALARMKEEEERAKREEEERQRRLEELEQQRLEQERLEQERKEKRKQKEKERKERLKKEGKLLTKAQREARARAEATLKMLQAQGVEVPSKESVQKKKPIYGDKRRKKPNAPTPEETSEVTSPASETPEPVAMETEVETPAAAPEVKPEEVESWEAIASDEEKELKKVHIEVKEEPGAPPRHSDEDEEEDDEDEDEEDDEDEEEEEESEEDEKESAPPPPAPSQGRRRAQSEEESSESEEDDGRTKEERLYDRAKRRIEKRRAENLKNVDVDTLRAPVVCVLGHVDTGKTKILDKLRHTHVQDGEAGGITQQIGATNVPKETIEEQTKMVKNFDKENIRIPGMLIIDTPGHESFSNLRNRGSSLCDIAVLVVDIMHGLEPQTLESISLLKEKKCPFIVALNKIDRLYDWKKSPESDVVATLKKQKKNTKDEFDERVKALIVEFAQQVLNTRAFSMRYTPRTFVSXVPTSAHSGDGMGNLIALLVELTQTMLARRLAHCDELRAQVMEVKALPGMGTTIDVILINGRLREGETIIVAGVEGPIVTQIRGLLLPPPLKELRVKNQYEKHKEVSTSQGVKILGKDLEKALAGLPLLVAHKDDEVAVLRDELVRELKQTLSCIKLEEKGVYVQASTLGSLEALLEFLRTSKVPYAGINIGPVHKRDVMKASAMLEHDPQYAVILAFDVKVERESQEMADSLGVRIFSAEIIYHLFDAFTKYREDYKKAKQDEFKHIAVFPAKLRVLPQFIFNSRDPIVMGVTVEAGVVRQGTPLCVPSKGFVDIGVVTSIEVNHKSVESAKKGQEICVKIEPIPGEAPKMYGRHFEATDIIVSKITRASIDALKNWFRDEMQKSDWQLIMELKKTFEII